In Aegilops tauschii subsp. strangulata cultivar AL8/78 chromosome 3, Aet v6.0, whole genome shotgun sequence, one genomic interval encodes:
- the LOC109776171 gene encoding adenylyl-sulfate kinase 3 isoform X2, with protein sequence MLAKAVPRPCSGAGRHGAPAARLWSVGVAGGPRRGGAGGRLVAADAGERMTGSEAVPVVAVAAGKQPVNGSAMAGIDKLVTSTVGKSTNVLWHDCPIGQFERQELLNQKGCVVWITGLSGSGKSTLACALSRELHSRGHLTYILDGDNLRHGLNRDLCFEAKDRAENIRRVGEVAKLFADAGLICIASLISPYRSERSACRKLLHNSTFIEVFLNVPLEVCEARDPKGLYKLARAGKIKGFTGIDDPYEAPSDCEIVIQCKAGDCATPKSMADQVVSYLEANEFLQE encoded by the exons ATGCTAGCGAAGGCTGTTCCTCGGCCGTGCTCCGGCGCTGGCCGCCATGGCGCGCCAGCGGCGAGGCTGTGGTCCGTCGGTGTCGCCGGAGGTCCGAGGAGGGGAGGAGCCGGTGGCAGGCTCGTGGCGGCGGACGCAGGGGAGAGGATGACGGGGTCAGAAGCCGTGCCGGTGGTGGCTGTGGCTGCCGGGAAGCAGCCCGTCAATGGATCAGCCATGGCAG GTATCGACAAGCTTGTGACCTCAACTGTTGGGAAATCGACAAACGTTCTTTGGCATGACTGTCCAATAGGTCAGTTTGAGAGGCAGGAACTGCTAAATCAGAAGGGTTGTGTTGTGTGGATAACAGGGTTAAGTGGTTCAG GGAAAAGCACACTAGCATGCGCGCTAAGTCGCGAGCTGCACTCCAGAGGTCATCTGACCTACATTCTAGACGGTGACAATCTAAGGCATGGGTTAAACCGAGACCTCTGTTTCGAAGCAAAGGACCGTGCTGAAAATATACGCAGAGTAG GAGAAGTAGCAAAGCTGTTTGCAGATGCTGGTCTGATCTGCATTGCTAGCTTGATATCACCCTACAGAAGTGAACGCAGCGCTTGCCGCAAATTACTGCACAATTCTACATTCATCGAG GTGTTTTTGAATGTCCCACTTGAAGTTTGTGAAGCTAGGGATCCAAAAGGCTTGTACAAGCTTGCCCGTGCAGGAAAAATCAAAG GGTTTACTGGAATTGATGATCCTTATGAAGCACCTTCTGACTGCGAG ATAGTGATACAGTGCAAAGCTGGTGACTGCGCCACGCCTAAATCGATGGCTGATCAAGTTGTGTCATATCTTGAAGCAAATGAGTTCTTACAGGAATAG
- the LOC109776171 gene encoding adenylyl-sulfate kinase 3 isoform X1, with amino-acid sequence MLAKAVPRPCSGAGRHGAPAARLWSVGVAGGPRRGGAGGRLVAADAGERMTGSEAVPVVAVAAGKQPVNGSAMADKFLTMCNTWCINIFVDVQSSKPTPPTWSLMEYEQQPGRKPCTDKNGLGIDKLVTSTVGKSTNVLWHDCPIGQFERQELLNQKGCVVWITGLSGSGKSTLACALSRELHSRGHLTYILDGDNLRHGLNRDLCFEAKDRAENIRRVGEVAKLFADAGLICIASLISPYRSERSACRKLLHNSTFIEVFLNVPLEVCEARDPKGLYKLARAGKIKGFTGIDDPYEAPSDCEIVIQCKAGDCATPKSMADQVVSYLEANEFLQE; translated from the exons ATGCTAGCGAAGGCTGTTCCTCGGCCGTGCTCCGGCGCTGGCCGCCATGGCGCGCCAGCGGCGAGGCTGTGGTCCGTCGGTGTCGCCGGAGGTCCGAGGAGGGGAGGAGCCGGTGGCAGGCTCGTGGCGGCGGACGCAGGGGAGAGGATGACGGGGTCAGAAGCCGTGCCGGTGGTGGCTGTGGCTGCCGGGAAGCAGCCCGTCAATGGATCAGCCATGGCAG ATAAATTTCTCACCATGTGCAACACATGGTGCATTAACATATTTGTGGATGTCCAATCCTCAAAACCAACCCCACCAACTTGGTCCCTGATGGAGTATGAGCAACAACCAGGACGAAAGCCATGCACGGATAAGAACGGTTTGG GTATCGACAAGCTTGTGACCTCAACTGTTGGGAAATCGACAAACGTTCTTTGGCATGACTGTCCAATAGGTCAGTTTGAGAGGCAGGAACTGCTAAATCAGAAGGGTTGTGTTGTGTGGATAACAGGGTTAAGTGGTTCAG GGAAAAGCACACTAGCATGCGCGCTAAGTCGCGAGCTGCACTCCAGAGGTCATCTGACCTACATTCTAGACGGTGACAATCTAAGGCATGGGTTAAACCGAGACCTCTGTTTCGAAGCAAAGGACCGTGCTGAAAATATACGCAGAGTAG GAGAAGTAGCAAAGCTGTTTGCAGATGCTGGTCTGATCTGCATTGCTAGCTTGATATCACCCTACAGAAGTGAACGCAGCGCTTGCCGCAAATTACTGCACAATTCTACATTCATCGAG GTGTTTTTGAATGTCCCACTTGAAGTTTGTGAAGCTAGGGATCCAAAAGGCTTGTACAAGCTTGCCCGTGCAGGAAAAATCAAAG GGTTTACTGGAATTGATGATCCTTATGAAGCACCTTCTGACTGCGAG ATAGTGATACAGTGCAAAGCTGGTGACTGCGCCACGCCTAAATCGATGGCTGATCAAGTTGTGTCATATCTTGAAGCAAATGAGTTCTTACAGGAATAG